One region of Peribacillus simplex genomic DNA includes:
- a CDS encoding spore coat protein, whose amino-acid sequence MKPTHSHLAWHETLELHELVAAQSITLIKLKKAYPTIQDPILKTIYRQTIMELLQFYPLTPKTDLDGDVLRDEASAATAGELLGLAKTSIKNYAGAISETATPSLRKVFIKHLNGAIDIHFKIFNYLYERNLYPAYNLNQLLQNDVDVANNALSQPF is encoded by the coding sequence ATGAAGCCCACCCATTCACATCTTGCTTGGCATGAAACACTGGAACTTCATGAATTGGTCGCAGCCCAGTCCATTACCCTTATTAAATTGAAAAAAGCCTATCCGACAATACAGGACCCCATTCTAAAAACGATTTACAGGCAAACCATTATGGAATTGCTGCAATTTTACCCATTGACACCTAAGACGGACCTGGATGGCGATGTATTAAGGGATGAAGCATCTGCCGCTACTGCCGGAGAATTGCTGGGGCTTGCCAAAACATCCATCAAAAATTATGCAGGTGCCATTTCTGAAACAGCCACCCCTTCCCTTCGAAAGGTATTTATTAAACATTTAAACGGAGCCATCGATATCCATTTCAAGATTTTCAACTACCTTTATGAAAGAAATCTCTATCCTGCTTACAACTTAAACCAATTGCTTCAAAATGACGTGGATGTTGCCAATAATGCTCTTTCACAGCCATTCTAA